The Globicephala melas chromosome X, mGloMel1.2, whole genome shotgun sequence genome window below encodes:
- the STARD8 gene encoding stAR-related lipid transfer protein 8 isoform X2: MPLLDVFWACFRKVKCFPLLQGRKNAEAEAKNACRWLRATGFPQYAQLFEEGSFPVDIGSVKKDHGFLDEDSLGALCRRLMTLNSCASMKLEVHFQCKQNEDSEEEEHCTINNHWAFQRESKRWSHVGSSDLLAPPSPGLPVTSSCESVLTELSATSLPAITVSLPPEPVGLPLLGCAPSPSGRPFLSPTQDQETPQGKAKKHRSRSFLKHLESLRRKEKGGSRQAEPERSSATSEKATKAASFRSRRGFLYRAKNRAATSASGSGTETQRAWEAWPVATFQRPQRAHWGDCLVHVPRDHKPGTFPRSLSIESLCPEDGHHLADRQPGSCWGYEGRRGSCGSTGSHASTYDNMPELYPAEPVLAGAEAEEEEEGGDSHTHLDDILQHVWGLQQRVELWSQAMYPDLGPGDKEEEEEEEAASSVEIATSGVEGQTDEAQAQGEAPALRESSAPGQADVQPGVPAQAQAPAEAELLALAEAGAPGLAQDHEQEANSGGEPTSASSLSVEGHSISDTVASSSELDSSGNSTNETEATGSLAGLQASAPRERRDSGVGASLTRPYRKLRWHSFQNSHRPSLNSESLEINRQFASQIHLLHKGSLLRLTAFMEKYTVPHKQGWVWSVPKFMKRNKTPDYRGQHVFGVPPLIHVQRTGQPLPQSIQQAMRYLRSQCLDQVGIFRKSGVKSRIQNLRQMNETSPDNVCYEGQSAYDVADLLKQYFRDLPEPIFTSKLTTTFLQIYQLLPKDQWLAAAQAATLLLPDENREVLQTLLYFLSDIASAEENQMTAGNLAVCLAPSIFHLNVSRKDNPSPRIKSKRSLVGRPGPKDLSENMAATQGLSHMISDCKKLFQVPQDMVLQLCGSYSAAELSPPGPALAELRQARASGMSLCLYMEESIQELLRDAAERFKGWMSVPGPQNTELACKKAPDGHPLCVWKASTEVAAPPAVVLHRVLRERALWDEDLLRAQVLEALMPGVELYHYVTDSMAPHPCRDFVVLRMWRSDLPRGGCLLVSQSLDPEQPVPESGVRALMLTSQYLMEPCGLGRSRLTHICRADLRGRSPDWYNKVFGHLCAMEVAKIRDSFPTLQAAGPETKL; this comes from the exons AAGCTGAGGCCAAAAACGCATGCAGGTGGCTCCGAGCGACAGGATTCCCTCAGTATGCTCAGCTTTTTGAAG AAGGTTCGTTTCCTGTGGATATTGGCTCTGTGAAGAAGGACCACGGTTTTCTGGACGAGGACTCTTTGGGGGCCTTGTGCAG GAGGCTGATGACCTTGAACAGTTGTGCCTCGATGAAACTGGAGGTTCATTTTCAATGCAAACAG AATGAAGACTCAGAGGAGGAAGAGCATTGTACCATCAACAACCACTGGGCCTTCCAGAGAGAAAGTAAGCGCTGGTCTCATGTGGGCTCCTCTGACCTGCTGGCCCCACCGAGCCCTGGCCTGCCAGTGACCTCCAGCTGTGAGAGCGTCCTCACTGAGCTTAGTGCCACCTCCCTGCCAGCCATCACTGTGAGCCTACCACCCGAGCCAGTGGGCCTGCCCTTGCTAGGCTGTGCTCCCAGCCCAAGTGGCCGGCCCTTCCTCAGCCCCACTCAGGACCAGGAGACTCCACAAGGCAAAGCCAAGAAGCACCGTTCCCGGAGCTTCCTCAAGCACCTTGAGTCTCTGAGGCGGAAGGAAAAGGGTGGCAGCCGGCAAGCAGAGCCAGAGCGTAGTTCAGCCACCTCGGAGAAGGCCACCAAAGCCGCCTCTTTCCGAAGTCGCCGTGGCTTCCTCTACAGGGCCAAGAACCGGGCGGCCACCTCAGCCAGTGGCAGTGGCACTGAGACCCAGAGGGCCTGGGAGGCCTGGCCTGTGGCCACATTCCAGCGTCCTCAGCGGGCACACTGGGGTGACTGCCTGGTGCACGTGCCCAGGGACCACAAACCAGGTACATTCCCTCGCTCCCTGTCCATTGAGAGCCTGTGCCCTGAGGATGGACACCACCTGGCAGATCGGCAGCCAGGTAGCTGCTGGGGCTATGAAGGGCGCCGGGGCTCCTGTGGCTCCACGGGCAGCCACGCCAGCACCTATGACAACATGCCTGAGCTGTACCCAGCTGAGCCTGTCCTGGCTGGTGCCGAggctgaagaggaggaggagggtggggacagCCATACTCACCTGGATGACATCCTCCAGCACGTGTGGGGGCTGCAGCAGCGGGTGGAGCTCTGGTCTCAGGCCATGTACCCAGACCTGGGGCCTGGAgataaggaagaggaagaagaggaggaagccgCTTCATCAGTAGAAATAGCCACCAGTGGAGTGGAAGGCCAGACCGATGAGGCTCAGGCCCAGGGAGAGGCTCCAGCCCTCAGGGAGTCCTCAGCCCCGGGCCAGGCGGATGTCCAGCCAGGAGTCCCGGCTCAGGCTCAGGCCCCAGCTGAGGCTGAACTTCTGGCACTGGCAGAGGCCGGGGCCCCCGGCTTGGCTCAGGATCATGAGCAGGAGGCAAATTCAGGCGGGGAGCCCACCTCTGCCTCCAGTCTGTCTGTGGAAGGACACTCCATTTCTGACACTGTGGCCTCCTCCAGTGAGCTGGACAGTAGCGGGAACTCCACAAACGAGACTGAGGCCACAGGGTCCCTGGCTGGACTCCAGGCATCAGCACCCCGTGAACGACGAGATTCAGGTGTTGGGGCCTCACTTACCAGACCCTACAG GAAGCTCCGCTGGCACAGCTTCCAGAACTCCCACCGGCCCAGCCTCAACTCAGAGTCGCTGGAGATCAACCGGCAGTTTGCCAGCCAGATCCACCTCTTGCACAAGGGCTCACTGCTGCGGCTCACCGCCTTCATGGAGAAGTACACTGTCCCCCACAAACAGGGCTGGGTCTG GTCAGTGCCCAAGTTCATGAAGAGGAACAAGACACCGGACTACCGGGGTCAGCATGTGTTTGGGGTGCCGCCCCTCATCCATGTGCAGCGCACAGGCCAGCCACTACCCCAGAGCATTCAGCAAGCCATGCGCTACCTGCGTAGCCAGTGCCTGGACCAG GTGGGCATCTTCCGCAAATCCGGGGTGAAGTCCAGGATCCAGAACCTGCGTCAAATGAACGAGACCTCCCCCGACAACGTCTGCTACGAGGGCCAGTCTGCCTATGATGTGGCTGACCTGCTGAAGCAGTATTTCCGGGACCTGCCTGAGCCAATCTTCACCAGCAAGCTCACTACCACTTTCCTACAGATCTACCAGC TCCTCCCCAAGGATCAATGGTTGGCAGCCGCGCAAGCCGCCACCTTGCTGCTCCCCGATGAGAACCGAGAGGTGCTACAGACCCTGCTCTATTTCCTGAGCGACATTGCCTCAGCTGAGGAAAACCAGATGACAGCTGGTAACCTGGCTGTGTGCCTGGCACCTTCCATCTTCCACCTCAACGTCTCCAGGAAGGATAACCCCTCCCCCAG GATCAAGAGCAAACGTAGCCTGGTTGGCCGGCCAGGCCCTAAGGACTTGAGTGAGAACATGGCTGCCACCCAGGGCCTATCACACATGATCAGTGACTGCAAGAAACTTTTCCAG GTGCCCCAGGACATGGTGCTACAACTGTGTGGCTCCTACAGTGCAGCTGAGCTCAGCCCTCCGGGCCCAGCCCTGGCTGAGCTGCGGCAGGCCCGAGCTTCTGGCATGAGCCTGTGCCTCTACATGGAAGAGAGCATCCAGGAGCTGCTGCGCGATGCCGCTGAGCGCTTCAAGGGCTGGATGAGTGTGCCAGGGCCCCAGAACACGGAGCTGGCTTGCAAGAAG GCACCAGACGGGCACCCGCTGTGTGTGTGGAAGGCATCCACAGAAGTGGCTGCCCCTCCGGCCGTGGTGCTACATCGTGTCCTGCGGGAGAGGGCCCTCTGGGATGAGGACCTTCTGCGGGCCCAGGTGTTGGAAGCCCTGATGCCGGGTGTGGAGCTGTACCACTACGTCACCGACAGCATGGCGCCCCATCCCTGCCGCGACTTTGTGGTGCTCCG GATGTGGCGCTCTGACCTGCCCCGTGGGGGTTGCCTCCTCGTCTCTCAGTCCCTGGATCCTGAGCAACCCGTGCCGGAGTCGGGGGTGCGGGCCCTGATGCTCACTTCCCAGTACCTCATGGAACCTTGCGGCCTGGGCCGCTCCCGGCTCACTCACATCTGCCGCGCTGACCTCAG GGGCCGTTCTCCTGACTGGTACAACAAAGTCTTCGGGCACCTGTGTGCCATGGAGGTGGCAAAGATCCGGGATTCCTTCCCGACCCTGCAGGCAGCTGGCCCTGAGACAAAGTTGTGA
- the STARD8 gene encoding stAR-related lipid transfer protein 8 isoform X1 → MTLNSCASMKLEVHFQCKQNEDSEEEEHCTINNHWAFQRESKRWSHVGSSDLLAPPSPGLPVTSSCESVLTELSATSLPAITVSLPPEPVGLPLLGCAPSPSGRPFLSPTQDQETPQGKAKKHRSRSFLKHLESLRRKEKGGSRQAEPERSSATSEKATKAASFRSRRGFLYRAKNRAATSASGSGTETQRAWEAWPVATFQRPQRAHWGDCLVHVPRDHKPGTFPRSLSIESLCPEDGHHLADRQPGSCWGYEGRRGSCGSTGSHASTYDNMPELYPAEPVLAGAEAEEEEEGGDSHTHLDDILQHVWGLQQRVELWSQAMYPDLGPGDKEEEEEEEAASSVEIATSGVEGQTDEAQAQGEAPALRESSAPGQADVQPGVPAQAQAPAEAELLALAEAGAPGLAQDHEQEANSGGEPTSASSLSVEGHSISDTVASSSELDSSGNSTNETEATGSLAGLQASAPRERRDSGVGASLTRPYRKLRWHSFQNSHRPSLNSESLEINRQFASQIHLLHKGSLLRLTAFMEKYTVPHKQGWVWSVPKFMKRNKTPDYRGQHVFGVPPLIHVQRTGQPLPQSIQQAMRYLRSQCLDQVGIFRKSGVKSRIQNLRQMNETSPDNVCYEGQSAYDVADLLKQYFRDLPEPIFTSKLTTTFLQIYQLLPKDQWLAAAQAATLLLPDENREVLQTLLYFLSDIASAEENQMTAGNLAVCLAPSIFHLNVSRKDNPSPRIKSKRSLVGRPGPKDLSENMAATQGLSHMISDCKKLFQVPQDMVLQLCGSYSAAELSPPGPALAELRQARASGMSLCLYMEESIQELLRDAAERFKGWMSVPGPQNTELACKKAPDGHPLCVWKASTEVAAPPAVVLHRVLRERALWDEDLLRAQVLEALMPGVELYHYVTDSMAPHPCRDFVVLRMWRSDLPRGGCLLVSQSLDPEQPVPESGVRALMLTSQYLMEPCGLGRSRLTHICRADLRGRSPDWYNKVFGHLCAMEVAKIRDSFPTLQAAGPETKL, encoded by the exons ATGACCTTGAACAGTTGTGCCTCGATGAAACTGGAGGTTCATTTTCAATGCAAACAG AATGAAGACTCAGAGGAGGAAGAGCATTGTACCATCAACAACCACTGGGCCTTCCAGAGAGAAAGTAAGCGCTGGTCTCATGTGGGCTCCTCTGACCTGCTGGCCCCACCGAGCCCTGGCCTGCCAGTGACCTCCAGCTGTGAGAGCGTCCTCACTGAGCTTAGTGCCACCTCCCTGCCAGCCATCACTGTGAGCCTACCACCCGAGCCAGTGGGCCTGCCCTTGCTAGGCTGTGCTCCCAGCCCAAGTGGCCGGCCCTTCCTCAGCCCCACTCAGGACCAGGAGACTCCACAAGGCAAAGCCAAGAAGCACCGTTCCCGGAGCTTCCTCAAGCACCTTGAGTCTCTGAGGCGGAAGGAAAAGGGTGGCAGCCGGCAAGCAGAGCCAGAGCGTAGTTCAGCCACCTCGGAGAAGGCCACCAAAGCCGCCTCTTTCCGAAGTCGCCGTGGCTTCCTCTACAGGGCCAAGAACCGGGCGGCCACCTCAGCCAGTGGCAGTGGCACTGAGACCCAGAGGGCCTGGGAGGCCTGGCCTGTGGCCACATTCCAGCGTCCTCAGCGGGCACACTGGGGTGACTGCCTGGTGCACGTGCCCAGGGACCACAAACCAGGTACATTCCCTCGCTCCCTGTCCATTGAGAGCCTGTGCCCTGAGGATGGACACCACCTGGCAGATCGGCAGCCAGGTAGCTGCTGGGGCTATGAAGGGCGCCGGGGCTCCTGTGGCTCCACGGGCAGCCACGCCAGCACCTATGACAACATGCCTGAGCTGTACCCAGCTGAGCCTGTCCTGGCTGGTGCCGAggctgaagaggaggaggagggtggggacagCCATACTCACCTGGATGACATCCTCCAGCACGTGTGGGGGCTGCAGCAGCGGGTGGAGCTCTGGTCTCAGGCCATGTACCCAGACCTGGGGCCTGGAgataaggaagaggaagaagaggaggaagccgCTTCATCAGTAGAAATAGCCACCAGTGGAGTGGAAGGCCAGACCGATGAGGCTCAGGCCCAGGGAGAGGCTCCAGCCCTCAGGGAGTCCTCAGCCCCGGGCCAGGCGGATGTCCAGCCAGGAGTCCCGGCTCAGGCTCAGGCCCCAGCTGAGGCTGAACTTCTGGCACTGGCAGAGGCCGGGGCCCCCGGCTTGGCTCAGGATCATGAGCAGGAGGCAAATTCAGGCGGGGAGCCCACCTCTGCCTCCAGTCTGTCTGTGGAAGGACACTCCATTTCTGACACTGTGGCCTCCTCCAGTGAGCTGGACAGTAGCGGGAACTCCACAAACGAGACTGAGGCCACAGGGTCCCTGGCTGGACTCCAGGCATCAGCACCCCGTGAACGACGAGATTCAGGTGTTGGGGCCTCACTTACCAGACCCTACAG GAAGCTCCGCTGGCACAGCTTCCAGAACTCCCACCGGCCCAGCCTCAACTCAGAGTCGCTGGAGATCAACCGGCAGTTTGCCAGCCAGATCCACCTCTTGCACAAGGGCTCACTGCTGCGGCTCACCGCCTTCATGGAGAAGTACACTGTCCCCCACAAACAGGGCTGGGTCTG GTCAGTGCCCAAGTTCATGAAGAGGAACAAGACACCGGACTACCGGGGTCAGCATGTGTTTGGGGTGCCGCCCCTCATCCATGTGCAGCGCACAGGCCAGCCACTACCCCAGAGCATTCAGCAAGCCATGCGCTACCTGCGTAGCCAGTGCCTGGACCAG GTGGGCATCTTCCGCAAATCCGGGGTGAAGTCCAGGATCCAGAACCTGCGTCAAATGAACGAGACCTCCCCCGACAACGTCTGCTACGAGGGCCAGTCTGCCTATGATGTGGCTGACCTGCTGAAGCAGTATTTCCGGGACCTGCCTGAGCCAATCTTCACCAGCAAGCTCACTACCACTTTCCTACAGATCTACCAGC TCCTCCCCAAGGATCAATGGTTGGCAGCCGCGCAAGCCGCCACCTTGCTGCTCCCCGATGAGAACCGAGAGGTGCTACAGACCCTGCTCTATTTCCTGAGCGACATTGCCTCAGCTGAGGAAAACCAGATGACAGCTGGTAACCTGGCTGTGTGCCTGGCACCTTCCATCTTCCACCTCAACGTCTCCAGGAAGGATAACCCCTCCCCCAG GATCAAGAGCAAACGTAGCCTGGTTGGCCGGCCAGGCCCTAAGGACTTGAGTGAGAACATGGCTGCCACCCAGGGCCTATCACACATGATCAGTGACTGCAAGAAACTTTTCCAG GTGCCCCAGGACATGGTGCTACAACTGTGTGGCTCCTACAGTGCAGCTGAGCTCAGCCCTCCGGGCCCAGCCCTGGCTGAGCTGCGGCAGGCCCGAGCTTCTGGCATGAGCCTGTGCCTCTACATGGAAGAGAGCATCCAGGAGCTGCTGCGCGATGCCGCTGAGCGCTTCAAGGGCTGGATGAGTGTGCCAGGGCCCCAGAACACGGAGCTGGCTTGCAAGAAG GCACCAGACGGGCACCCGCTGTGTGTGTGGAAGGCATCCACAGAAGTGGCTGCCCCTCCGGCCGTGGTGCTACATCGTGTCCTGCGGGAGAGGGCCCTCTGGGATGAGGACCTTCTGCGGGCCCAGGTGTTGGAAGCCCTGATGCCGGGTGTGGAGCTGTACCACTACGTCACCGACAGCATGGCGCCCCATCCCTGCCGCGACTTTGTGGTGCTCCG GATGTGGCGCTCTGACCTGCCCCGTGGGGGTTGCCTCCTCGTCTCTCAGTCCCTGGATCCTGAGCAACCCGTGCCGGAGTCGGGGGTGCGGGCCCTGATGCTCACTTCCCAGTACCTCATGGAACCTTGCGGCCTGGGCCGCTCCCGGCTCACTCACATCTGCCGCGCTGACCTCAG GGGCCGTTCTCCTGACTGGTACAACAAAGTCTTCGGGCACCTGTGTGCCATGGAGGTGGCAAAGATCCGGGATTCCTTCCCGACCCTGCAGGCAGCTGGCCCTGAGACAAAGTTGTGA
- the STARD8 gene encoding stAR-related lipid transfer protein 8 isoform X3, with translation MITFIELLSKPDRSQPDAHSNLRAEAKNACRWLRATGFPQYAQLFEEGSFPVDIGSVKKDHGFLDEDSLGALCRRLMTLNSCASMKLEVHFQCKQNEDSEEEEHCTINNHWAFQRESKRWSHVGSSDLLAPPSPGLPVTSSCESVLTELSATSLPAITVSLPPEPVGLPLLGCAPSPSGRPFLSPTQDQETPQGKAKKHRSRSFLKHLESLRRKEKGGSRQAEPERSSATSEKATKAASFRSRRGFLYRAKNRAATSASGSGTETQRAWEAWPVATFQRPQRAHWGDCLVHVPRDHKPGTFPRSLSIESLCPEDGHHLADRQPGSCWGYEGRRGSCGSTGSHASTYDNMPELYPAEPVLAGAEAEEEEEGGDSHTHLDDILQHVWGLQQRVELWSQAMYPDLGPGDKEEEEEEEAASSVEIATSGVEGQTDEAQAQGEAPALRESSAPGQADVQPGVPAQAQAPAEAELLALAEAGAPGLAQDHEQEANSGGEPTSASSLSVEGHSISDTVASSSELDSSGNSTNETEATGSLAGLQASAPRERRDSGVGASLTRPYRKLRWHSFQNSHRPSLNSESLEINRQFASQIHLLHKGSLLRLTAFMEKYTVPHKQGWVWSVPKFMKRNKTPDYRGQHVFGVPPLIHVQRTGQPLPQSIQQAMRYLRSQCLDQVGIFRKSGVKSRIQNLRQMNETSPDNVCYEGQSAYDVADLLKQYFRDLPEPIFTSKLTTTFLQIYQLLPKDQWLAAAQAATLLLPDENREVLQTLLYFLSDIASAEENQMTAGNLAVCLAPSIFHLNVSRKDNPSPRIKSKRSLVGRPGPKDLSENMAATQGLSHMISDCKKLFQVPQDMVLQLCGSYSAAELSPPGPALAELRQARASGMSLCLYMEESIQELLRDAAERFKGWMSVPGPQNTELACKKAPDGHPLCVWKASTEVAAPPAVVLHRVLRERALWDEDLLRAQVLEALMPGVELYHYVTDSMAPHPCRDFVVLRMWRSDLPRGGCLLVSQSLDPEQPVPESGVRALMLTSQYLMEPCGLGRSRLTHICRADLRGRSPDWYNKVFGHLCAMEVAKIRDSFPTLQAAGPETKL, from the exons ATGATAACTTTCATAGAGCTGCTTTCAAAACCAGACAGAAGCCAACCAGATGCACACAGTAACCTCAGAG CTGAGGCCAAAAACGCATGCAGGTGGCTCCGAGCGACAGGATTCCCTCAGTATGCTCAGCTTTTTGAAG AAGGTTCGTTTCCTGTGGATATTGGCTCTGTGAAGAAGGACCACGGTTTTCTGGACGAGGACTCTTTGGGGGCCTTGTGCAG GAGGCTGATGACCTTGAACAGTTGTGCCTCGATGAAACTGGAGGTTCATTTTCAATGCAAACAG AATGAAGACTCAGAGGAGGAAGAGCATTGTACCATCAACAACCACTGGGCCTTCCAGAGAGAAAGTAAGCGCTGGTCTCATGTGGGCTCCTCTGACCTGCTGGCCCCACCGAGCCCTGGCCTGCCAGTGACCTCCAGCTGTGAGAGCGTCCTCACTGAGCTTAGTGCCACCTCCCTGCCAGCCATCACTGTGAGCCTACCACCCGAGCCAGTGGGCCTGCCCTTGCTAGGCTGTGCTCCCAGCCCAAGTGGCCGGCCCTTCCTCAGCCCCACTCAGGACCAGGAGACTCCACAAGGCAAAGCCAAGAAGCACCGTTCCCGGAGCTTCCTCAAGCACCTTGAGTCTCTGAGGCGGAAGGAAAAGGGTGGCAGCCGGCAAGCAGAGCCAGAGCGTAGTTCAGCCACCTCGGAGAAGGCCACCAAAGCCGCCTCTTTCCGAAGTCGCCGTGGCTTCCTCTACAGGGCCAAGAACCGGGCGGCCACCTCAGCCAGTGGCAGTGGCACTGAGACCCAGAGGGCCTGGGAGGCCTGGCCTGTGGCCACATTCCAGCGTCCTCAGCGGGCACACTGGGGTGACTGCCTGGTGCACGTGCCCAGGGACCACAAACCAGGTACATTCCCTCGCTCCCTGTCCATTGAGAGCCTGTGCCCTGAGGATGGACACCACCTGGCAGATCGGCAGCCAGGTAGCTGCTGGGGCTATGAAGGGCGCCGGGGCTCCTGTGGCTCCACGGGCAGCCACGCCAGCACCTATGACAACATGCCTGAGCTGTACCCAGCTGAGCCTGTCCTGGCTGGTGCCGAggctgaagaggaggaggagggtggggacagCCATACTCACCTGGATGACATCCTCCAGCACGTGTGGGGGCTGCAGCAGCGGGTGGAGCTCTGGTCTCAGGCCATGTACCCAGACCTGGGGCCTGGAgataaggaagaggaagaagaggaggaagccgCTTCATCAGTAGAAATAGCCACCAGTGGAGTGGAAGGCCAGACCGATGAGGCTCAGGCCCAGGGAGAGGCTCCAGCCCTCAGGGAGTCCTCAGCCCCGGGCCAGGCGGATGTCCAGCCAGGAGTCCCGGCTCAGGCTCAGGCCCCAGCTGAGGCTGAACTTCTGGCACTGGCAGAGGCCGGGGCCCCCGGCTTGGCTCAGGATCATGAGCAGGAGGCAAATTCAGGCGGGGAGCCCACCTCTGCCTCCAGTCTGTCTGTGGAAGGACACTCCATTTCTGACACTGTGGCCTCCTCCAGTGAGCTGGACAGTAGCGGGAACTCCACAAACGAGACTGAGGCCACAGGGTCCCTGGCTGGACTCCAGGCATCAGCACCCCGTGAACGACGAGATTCAGGTGTTGGGGCCTCACTTACCAGACCCTACAG GAAGCTCCGCTGGCACAGCTTCCAGAACTCCCACCGGCCCAGCCTCAACTCAGAGTCGCTGGAGATCAACCGGCAGTTTGCCAGCCAGATCCACCTCTTGCACAAGGGCTCACTGCTGCGGCTCACCGCCTTCATGGAGAAGTACACTGTCCCCCACAAACAGGGCTGGGTCTG GTCAGTGCCCAAGTTCATGAAGAGGAACAAGACACCGGACTACCGGGGTCAGCATGTGTTTGGGGTGCCGCCCCTCATCCATGTGCAGCGCACAGGCCAGCCACTACCCCAGAGCATTCAGCAAGCCATGCGCTACCTGCGTAGCCAGTGCCTGGACCAG GTGGGCATCTTCCGCAAATCCGGGGTGAAGTCCAGGATCCAGAACCTGCGTCAAATGAACGAGACCTCCCCCGACAACGTCTGCTACGAGGGCCAGTCTGCCTATGATGTGGCTGACCTGCTGAAGCAGTATTTCCGGGACCTGCCTGAGCCAATCTTCACCAGCAAGCTCACTACCACTTTCCTACAGATCTACCAGC TCCTCCCCAAGGATCAATGGTTGGCAGCCGCGCAAGCCGCCACCTTGCTGCTCCCCGATGAGAACCGAGAGGTGCTACAGACCCTGCTCTATTTCCTGAGCGACATTGCCTCAGCTGAGGAAAACCAGATGACAGCTGGTAACCTGGCTGTGTGCCTGGCACCTTCCATCTTCCACCTCAACGTCTCCAGGAAGGATAACCCCTCCCCCAG GATCAAGAGCAAACGTAGCCTGGTTGGCCGGCCAGGCCCTAAGGACTTGAGTGAGAACATGGCTGCCACCCAGGGCCTATCACACATGATCAGTGACTGCAAGAAACTTTTCCAG GTGCCCCAGGACATGGTGCTACAACTGTGTGGCTCCTACAGTGCAGCTGAGCTCAGCCCTCCGGGCCCAGCCCTGGCTGAGCTGCGGCAGGCCCGAGCTTCTGGCATGAGCCTGTGCCTCTACATGGAAGAGAGCATCCAGGAGCTGCTGCGCGATGCCGCTGAGCGCTTCAAGGGCTGGATGAGTGTGCCAGGGCCCCAGAACACGGAGCTGGCTTGCAAGAAG GCACCAGACGGGCACCCGCTGTGTGTGTGGAAGGCATCCACAGAAGTGGCTGCCCCTCCGGCCGTGGTGCTACATCGTGTCCTGCGGGAGAGGGCCCTCTGGGATGAGGACCTTCTGCGGGCCCAGGTGTTGGAAGCCCTGATGCCGGGTGTGGAGCTGTACCACTACGTCACCGACAGCATGGCGCCCCATCCCTGCCGCGACTTTGTGGTGCTCCG GATGTGGCGCTCTGACCTGCCCCGTGGGGGTTGCCTCCTCGTCTCTCAGTCCCTGGATCCTGAGCAACCCGTGCCGGAGTCGGGGGTGCGGGCCCTGATGCTCACTTCCCAGTACCTCATGGAACCTTGCGGCCTGGGCCGCTCCCGGCTCACTCACATCTGCCGCGCTGACCTCAG GGGCCGTTCTCCTGACTGGTACAACAAAGTCTTCGGGCACCTGTGTGCCATGGAGGTGGCAAAGATCCGGGATTCCTTCCCGACCCTGCAGGCAGCTGGCCCTGAGACAAAGTTGTGA